The following proteins come from a genomic window of Armatimonadota bacterium:
- a CDS encoding insulinase family protein has translation MLPAIFLTLVPQVHYAPALKETLPNGAQAYVERFAAGTDFALSLFVDRRGVATSSEQHGWLHLLEHIAAKGPEKSLDAQLEIRGLFLRAETLRDGIRYEIVGPGSELSTALALAPRLLAPVVVDADELSRETAIMRHELAELDSGSMLSNAAWTSAFGEQGRDPHGSLDAMAVATPEDLESIQAELAVGVRLSVAVIGAIDVERTMEQLRNWLGEYPPGDTIPPDATSETATVDGFSTSIEGGAVRLVLVDGFPDRRTLATVGAAMAISLDISGSMPRYTPTVGRSLVSVSNANAQSLEALDRYSTNKIKELARDARRLIDLQLASWLRSPSKKANIYSVLHRRSASFDLERARDTVKVLTPEELIAAVRSFQSTAGQGVPQ, from the coding sequence GTGCTGCCGGCGATTTTCCTCACCCTTGTGCCCCAAGTCCATTACGCGCCTGCGCTGAAGGAGACGCTTCCAAACGGCGCTCAGGCTTACGTCGAGAGATTCGCCGCCGGTACGGACTTCGCCCTGAGCCTGTTCGTCGATCGGCGGGGCGTGGCCACGTCATCCGAGCAGCACGGATGGTTGCACTTGCTGGAGCACATCGCGGCAAAAGGGCCGGAGAAGAGCCTGGACGCGCAACTAGAAATCCGAGGGCTTTTCTTGCGCGCCGAGACTCTGCGCGACGGCATTCGCTATGAAATCGTCGGTCCGGGCAGCGAACTATCAACGGCGCTGGCGCTTGCCCCTCGTTTGCTCGCTCCGGTTGTGGTCGATGCTGACGAGCTGAGCCGGGAGACCGCAATCATGCGGCACGAGCTGGCTGAACTGGATTCGGGGTCCATGCTGAGCAATGCAGCATGGACGTCGGCGTTCGGCGAACAGGGCCGCGATCCTCACGGATCGCTGGACGCGATGGCTGTGGCAACACCCGAGGACCTTGAAAGCATTCAAGCCGAACTGGCTGTCGGGGTGCGTCTCTCCGTGGCCGTGATCGGCGCAATAGACGTCGAAAGAACGATGGAGCAACTGCGCAACTGGCTGGGCGAGTACCCGCCGGGCGATACGATTCCGCCGGATGCCACGAGCGAAACTGCCACGGTCGATGGCTTTTCCACGTCGATCGAAGGCGGAGCAGTAAGATTGGTACTCGTTGACGGTTTTCCGGATCGGCGCACGTTGGCGACGGTCGGCGCGGCGATGGCGATCTCGCTCGACATTAGCGGCTCGATGCCTCGGTACACACCGACGGTCGGACGGTCCTTGGTCTCGGTTTCCAACGCTAACGCGCAGAGCCTGGAAGCGCTCGACAGATACAGCACGAACAAGATCAAGGAGTTGGCTAGAGACGCAAGACGGTTGATCGACTTGCAACTGGCCAGTTGGCTGCGGTCGCCCAGCAAGAAGGCTAACATCTACTCAGTGCTGCATCGGCGATCGGCGAGCTTCGACCTGGAACGAGCCCGTGACACGGTCAAAGTCCTCACGCCCGAAGAGCTGATCGCCGCCGTGCGTTCATTCCAATCCACGGCGGGCCAAGGAGTGCCCCAGTGA
- a CDS encoding SDR family oxidoreductase: MDRRKVLVTGSSRGIGRAIAIRLADDGWRVALHYRTGESEAKDVAGTLGERCSGVYQADLADGAEARALIDTVIADGPLHALVNNAGTYRNIDFLSDDEDEVEQAFAEVFQVNWHSPRRMIHRACRHFKQNGGGKVLNVVSRVAHRGEPRASCYSASKAALLNLTRSLAVEMAGENIQHFAIAPGWVDTAMAREGMDDRLPEIVAEIPLGRMATPEECAGAAAYLLSDEASYLSGVVIDVNGASYLR, encoded by the coding sequence ATGGATCGACGCAAGGTGCTCGTCACCGGTTCGTCGCGCGGGATCGGGCGCGCGATCGCGATCAGGCTGGCCGACGACGGGTGGCGCGTGGCTCTTCACTACCGCACTGGTGAATCAGAGGCGAAAGACGTTGCGGGAACTTTGGGCGAGCGGTGCTCGGGGGTTTACCAGGCCGATTTAGCCGACGGTGCAGAGGCACGCGCACTGATCGACACAGTAATCGCCGACGGGCCGCTCCACGCCCTCGTCAACAACGCCGGAACATACCGGAACATAGATTTCTTATCAGATGACGAAGACGAAGTGGAACAGGCGTTTGCGGAAGTGTTCCAGGTGAACTGGCACTCGCCTCGCCGCATGATCCACCGCGCGTGCCGTCACTTCAAGCAAAACGGCGGCGGCAAGGTGTTGAACGTCGTCAGCCGGGTCGCGCATCGCGGCGAACCGCGGGCGTCGTGCTACAGCGCGAGCAAGGCGGCGTTGCTGAATCTCACGCGCTCTCTGGCCGTCGAGATGGCCGGCGAGAACATCCAGCACTTCGCCATCGCTCCAGGGTGGGTGGATACCGCGATGGCGAGGGAGGGCATGGACGACAGGCTGCCGGAGATCGTCGCCGAGATACCGCTTGGACGAATGGCGACGCCTGAGGAGTGTGCGGGCGCGGCGGCTTATCTGCTCAGCGACGAGGCATCGTATTTGAGCGGGGTCGTCATCGACGTCAACGGTGCGAGCTACCTGAGGTAG
- a CDS encoding D-tyrosyl-tRNA(Tyr) deacylase, whose translation MRAIVQRVSSASVSVDGEVVGRCGKGLLALVGAHKDDTDLSAAKLADRIAGMRIFDDGEGKMNLALCDVEASGAQVLAVSNFTVFGDALKSRRPSFMESAPYEEAEKLFDKFVSELRQREIDVQTGVFGEMMQVELCNDGPVTLVIDC comes from the coding sequence GTGAGGGCGATTGTTCAGCGCGTATCGTCGGCGTCCGTTTCGGTCGACGGCGAGGTCGTCGGCCGCTGTGGAAAAGGGTTGTTGGCGTTGGTCGGCGCGCACAAGGACGATACCGACCTATCTGCGGCGAAACTGGCCGACCGAATCGCTGGAATGAGGATCTTCGACGACGGCGAGGGCAAAATGAACCTTGCGCTCTGCGACGTAGAGGCGTCCGGCGCGCAGGTGTTGGCGGTCTCTAACTTCACCGTGTTCGGCGATGCGCTGAAATCCCGGCGACCGTCGTTTATGGAGTCGGCTCCGTACGAAGAAGCAGAAAAGCTGTTCGATAAGTTCGTCTCTGAGTTGAGGCAGAGAGAGATCGATGTGCAGACAGGCGTGTTCGGCGAAATGATGCAGGTCGAACTGTGCAACGACGGGCCGGTGACGCTCGTGATCGACTGTTGA
- a CDS encoding bifunctional (p)ppGpp synthetase/guanosine-3',5'-bis(diphosphate) 3'-pyrophosphohydrolase: protein MAIPSEHGEGKTGSESLEALLDAVKERLPDAAIDRIRAGYTAAEAAHKGQTRASGEDYILHPLAVAGIVNWLRMDEDSIIAALLHDVLEDTWLNAQEIRKQFGDEVLRLVEGVTKLRISVDSSATARQRVRAESTRAAESLRKMLMAMAQDVRVMVIKLADRLHNMRTLDALPPERQSRIANETLNVYAPLAGRLGIWQVKWQLEDLCFKVLHPKEFQTISEMVAKSRRERESEVNEAMTSLRTRVDEKGMSHAKIEGRPKHLYSIFNKMVIDKVPFEEIYDLLAIRVIVETQAECYTVLGLVHELWLPIPGLFYDYIAMPKPNGYQSLHTKVIGPGGESVEVQMRTVAMHEVAEYGIAAHWSYKEGTDDADQSDKMKKLRERLFDWSSDSQTSSDFLRTVSSDLFSEQVFVFTPKGDVLDLPTGATPVDFAFRVHTQLGMTVVGAKVNGVMVQLSAKLQNGDVVELITRSNAQPSLDWLEFVTSQHARSKIRTHFRKLNKDVSIKRGKEAVQRELKSAGLDPKRALNDEVMAKVAEKIRGCKTGSDVFAKVGEGLTSVQNVFNKVRAIVDPKGDVKLDKKQLEDSQPTMITSGIDNIMLKRARCCMPLPEEDVVGYVTRGRGIMIHRRLCPNALRFANTEPERLTSLQWPADGDRYDVNLKIVTVNRHGLLMDISTILAESKTNVLGARIKTLPNHTAEINFTIDVRDVQELQDVMNKVGQYSDVISVLRVLGRIAKR from the coding sequence ATGGCGATTCCGTCTGAACACGGTGAAGGCAAGACTGGTTCCGAGAGCCTGGAAGCGCTCTTGGACGCGGTCAAAGAACGCCTGCCAGACGCCGCGATAGACCGGATCCGCGCGGGGTACACGGCTGCTGAAGCCGCGCACAAGGGGCAGACGCGGGCCAGCGGCGAAGATTACATCCTTCACCCGCTCGCGGTCGCTGGAATCGTCAACTGGCTGAGGATGGACGAAGACTCGATCATCGCGGCGCTCTTGCACGACGTCTTGGAAGACACCTGGCTCAACGCACAGGAGATTCGCAAGCAGTTTGGCGACGAGGTGCTTCGGTTGGTCGAAGGCGTGACGAAACTCAGAATCAGCGTTGATTCGAGCGCGACCGCACGGCAGAGAGTCCGAGCAGAGAGCACGCGCGCCGCGGAAAGCCTGCGCAAGATGCTCATGGCTATGGCGCAGGACGTCCGCGTGATGGTGATCAAGCTCGCCGATCGGTTGCACAATATGCGGACGCTCGACGCGCTGCCGCCTGAGCGGCAGAGCCGGATCGCCAACGAAACGCTGAACGTTTACGCTCCCCTCGCGGGCCGTCTCGGCATTTGGCAAGTCAAGTGGCAGCTGGAAGACCTCTGCTTCAAGGTTTTGCATCCGAAGGAATTTCAAACGATATCCGAGATGGTCGCAAAATCGCGCCGCGAGCGCGAGAGCGAAGTCAACGAGGCGATGACCAGCCTGAGGACGCGTGTGGACGAAAAGGGGATGTCGCACGCGAAGATCGAGGGGAGGCCCAAGCACCTGTACAGCATCTTCAACAAGATGGTGATCGACAAAGTACCGTTTGAGGAGATTTACGACCTGCTTGCGATCCGCGTCATCGTTGAAACCCAGGCCGAGTGCTATACCGTGCTAGGTCTCGTTCACGAACTTTGGTTGCCGATCCCCGGTCTTTTTTACGACTACATCGCGATGCCAAAGCCGAATGGGTACCAGTCGCTGCACACAAAGGTCATCGGTCCCGGCGGCGAATCGGTCGAGGTGCAGATGCGAACTGTGGCGATGCACGAGGTCGCAGAGTACGGCATCGCTGCCCACTGGAGCTACAAAGAGGGGACCGACGACGCGGATCAGTCCGACAAGATGAAGAAGCTGAGGGAGCGGCTGTTCGACTGGTCGAGCGACAGCCAGACGTCCAGCGATTTCCTGAGAACGGTCTCGTCGGACCTGTTCAGCGAGCAGGTGTTCGTTTTCACGCCAAAAGGAGATGTGCTGGATCTGCCTACGGGCGCGACGCCGGTGGATTTTGCCTTTCGCGTACACACGCAACTCGGCATGACGGTCGTAGGAGCAAAGGTCAACGGGGTGATGGTGCAGCTGAGCGCGAAGTTGCAGAACGGCGACGTAGTCGAATTGATCACGCGAAGCAACGCCCAGCCCAGCCTTGATTGGCTGGAGTTCGTGACTTCGCAGCATGCGCGAAGCAAGATTCGAACTCACTTCAGAAAGCTGAACAAGGACGTGAGCATCAAGCGCGGTAAAGAAGCTGTCCAACGAGAGCTCAAAAGCGCCGGTCTGGATCCGAAAAGGGCGCTGAACGATGAAGTGATGGCGAAGGTCGCCGAGAAGATTCGAGGCTGTAAGACCGGTTCTGACGTCTTCGCAAAGGTCGGCGAAGGCCTCACGAGCGTCCAGAACGTGTTCAACAAAGTCCGCGCCATAGTCGATCCGAAGGGTGACGTCAAACTCGACAAAAAACAGCTTGAGGACAGCCAGCCGACGATGATTACCTCCGGGATAGACAACATCATGCTCAAGCGGGCTCGATGCTGCATGCCGCTTCCGGAAGAGGACGTCGTAGGTTATGTGACAAGGGGCCGCGGAATCATGATCCACAGGCGTCTCTGTCCGAACGCATTGCGGTTTGCCAACACGGAGCCGGAACGGCTGACGAGCCTTCAATGGCCCGCCGACGGCGACCGCTACGACGTGAATCTCAAGATCGTGACAGTCAATCGCCACGGGCTGCTGATGGACATCTCGACGATCTTGGCTGAGAGCAAGACGAATGTGCTGGGAGCAAGGATCAAGACGCTGCCGAACCACACGGCCGAGATAAACTTTACGATAGACGTTCGGGACGTCCAGGAGCTTCAAGATGTGATGAACAAGGTTGGGCAGTACTCAGACGTCATCAGTGTTCTGCGAGTGCTTGGAAGGATCGCCAAAAGGTGA
- the kdsB gene encoding 3-deoxy-manno-octulosonate cytidylyltransferase: protein MRCVVIVPARMGSSRFPGKPLVDLLGKPMVQWVVERAVDSKVAERVIVATPDSEIIDACKRFGAEAMLTSSGHRTGTDRIAEVAETVDADVYVNVQGDEPLIRSESIAACAKPLLDDDSIQMGSVYCDCPADEIENPDVVKVVLDGDGYALYFSRSRIPYPRNEGSLAVKKHIGLYSYTRDALARFSQWPQSPLELTEGLEQLRFQENGVRIKMSEGAGTELAVDTPAQAELVRSILEAQGR from the coding sequence ATGCGATGCGTCGTGATTGTGCCAGCGCGGATGGGCTCGTCGCGATTCCCTGGCAAGCCCCTCGTCGATCTGCTCGGCAAGCCGATGGTCCAATGGGTCGTCGAGCGAGCGGTAGATTCCAAAGTAGCCGAGCGAGTGATCGTTGCTACGCCCGATTCAGAGATCATCGACGCGTGCAAGCGGTTCGGTGCCGAAGCCATGTTGACGAGCTCGGGGCACCGTACGGGCACGGATCGCATAGCCGAGGTTGCTGAAACCGTAGACGCCGATGTGTACGTGAATGTGCAAGGCGACGAGCCGCTCATTCGATCGGAATCGATCGCGGCGTGCGCCAAGCCCCTGTTGGACGACGACTCGATCCAGATGGGCAGCGTGTACTGCGACTGCCCGGCGGACGAAATTGAGAATCCTGACGTTGTGAAGGTCGTGCTGGACGGTGATGGATACGCCCTCTACTTTTCACGCTCGAGGATCCCGTATCCGCGCAACGAGGGATCTTTGGCCGTCAAGAAGCACATAGGACTGTACTCGTACACTCGCGACGCGCTCGCCAGGTTTTCACAATGGCCACAATCGCCGCTAGAGCTGACCGAGGGTTTGGAGCAGTTGAGATTCCAAGAGAACGGCGTGCGGATCAAGATGTCTGAAGGGGCCGGGACCGAGCTGGCCGTGGACACTCCTGCCCAGGCGGAGCTCGTTCGCTCGATTCTTGAAGCACAAGGGCGATGA
- a CDS encoding transcription elongation factor GreA yields the protein MSEEVLLTQEGLEKLKAELHNLKSVEKLKNAQNLREAKAHGDLKENAAYHEAKLNQQRLNDRIGQLERAVMLARIVERPEDFDGKAHLGSKVALLDLKRSGEITITLVGSFEIEADEDMVAITSPLGAALIGKKVGDEIEYEAPAGIQKYRIVSIGD from the coding sequence ATGTCCGAGGAAGTACTTCTAACGCAAGAGGGTCTTGAGAAGCTCAAAGCCGAACTGCACAACCTCAAGTCGGTTGAGAAGCTGAAGAACGCCCAAAACCTCCGGGAGGCGAAGGCGCACGGCGACTTGAAGGAGAACGCCGCGTACCACGAAGCGAAGCTCAATCAGCAGCGGTTGAACGACAGAATCGGCCAGCTCGAAAGGGCGGTGATGCTGGCCAGGATCGTAGAGCGCCCCGAAGACTTTGATGGCAAGGCACACCTCGGTTCGAAAGTGGCGCTTCTTGATTTGAAGCGGAGCGGCGAAATCACGATAACGCTCGTCGGATCGTTCGAAATCGAGGCTGATGAGGACATGGTCGCCATTACATCGCCGCTCGGAGCGGCCCTCATCGGAAAGAAAGTTGGCGATGAGATCGAATATGAAGCACCTGCGGGCATACAGAAATACAGAATCGTTTCGATCGGCGATTAG
- a CDS encoding glycosyltransferase family 2 protein yields the protein MGRISVIVVSYNTRELLEKCLATLGEADEVIVVDNASSDGSPVMVRDRFPAVTLIENRANKGFGAANNQGLDAMSGEYALLLNSDAEARPGAITQLRETLSESPDIVACGGLLESDDGEAQNSCAGKLTLWALICEQTLLEKALPTSRIFSPYWKTATILATNPSGAVDVEQVMGACLAMRPLERFDERFFLYCEDTELCRRLRKHGRIVYVPRARFGHALGASSKSRWKAVARYNRGKELYFSITSGRLVAVLAFTINRLGALLRLLIWLAPAVITLGLVAKFRSQTGLFCRVLLAPLTGPARPPDTEQ from the coding sequence GTGGGCCGCATCTCCGTCATCGTCGTGAGCTACAACACGCGCGAGCTTCTCGAAAAGTGTCTAGCGACCCTTGGTGAAGCAGACGAGGTTATCGTCGTCGACAACGCCTCGTCGGACGGTAGCCCGGTGATGGTGCGAGACCGGTTCCCCGCCGTCACACTGATCGAAAACCGCGCCAACAAGGGCTTCGGCGCCGCTAACAATCAAGGTCTTGACGCGATGTCCGGCGAATACGCGTTGCTGCTCAACAGTGATGCCGAGGCACGTCCCGGCGCTATCACCCAACTGCGAGAGACGCTGTCGGAGAGCCCTGACATCGTGGCGTGCGGGGGACTGCTAGAAAGCGACGATGGCGAGGCGCAAAACTCGTGTGCCGGAAAGCTGACGCTCTGGGCGTTGATCTGCGAGCAAACGCTGTTGGAGAAGGCGCTGCCAACCTCCAGAATCTTCTCCCCGTACTGGAAGACCGCGACTATCCTGGCGACGAATCCGAGCGGCGCGGTCGACGTCGAGCAGGTCATGGGAGCTTGCCTCGCTATGAGGCCGCTAGAGAGGTTCGATGAGCGCTTCTTCCTCTACTGCGAAGACACAGAGCTGTGTCGACGGCTTCGGAAACACGGTCGCATCGTGTACGTGCCAAGGGCGCGATTTGGCCATGCGCTCGGCGCCAGCAGCAAGAGCCGTTGGAAGGCGGTTGCTCGCTACAATCGCGGGAAGGAACTGTACTTCAGCATAACGTCCGGGCGTCTCGTGGCCGTACTTGCGTTCACGATCAACCGGCTGGGGGCGCTGCTCAGACTCCTGATTTGGCTGGCGCCGGCCGTGATTACCCTGGGGTTGGTTGCGAAGTTCAGGAGTCAAACCGGTCTTTTCTGTCGCGTTCTTCTAGCCCCGCTGACAGGTCCGGCTCGTCCGCCTGATACTGAGCAATAA
- a CDS encoding ABC transporter ATP-binding protein codes for MSEIAIELKDLRKEFLLSHSGVGSLKTLLLWWKNRPKIEKLTVLDGLSLQIPKGQCAAIIGHNGAGKSTLLSLIARVYKPTAGTIEVKGRIGPLLELGAGFHPDLTGLENIVFNAMILGLTRKQAEERVGAIVEFSELEHHIDAPVRAYSSGMQARLGFAIAANVDAEVLIIDEVLSVGDYSFAKKCFDYIDQFKSSGGTILFVSHDMRAIRRVADRCLWLKDGGIEADGTTDDVIAQYQADEPDLSAGLEERDRKDRFDS; via the coding sequence ATGAGCGAAATCGCCATCGAACTCAAGGATCTGCGTAAGGAGTTCCTGCTCAGCCACAGCGGAGTCGGCTCGTTGAAGACGCTGTTGCTCTGGTGGAAGAACCGCCCGAAGATCGAAAAGCTAACGGTTCTGGACGGGCTGTCGCTGCAGATTCCGAAAGGCCAGTGTGCGGCGATCATCGGGCACAACGGCGCGGGCAAGAGCACGCTGCTGTCGCTCATCGCAAGGGTGTACAAGCCAACTGCGGGCACGATCGAGGTGAAGGGTCGGATCGGCCCGCTGCTCGAACTCGGCGCAGGGTTTCATCCTGACCTGACCGGTCTGGAGAACATCGTCTTCAACGCAATGATCCTAGGGTTGACGCGCAAACAGGCAGAGGAGCGCGTCGGCGCGATCGTCGAGTTCTCAGAATTGGAGCACCACATCGACGCACCGGTGAGGGCTTACTCCAGCGGCATGCAGGCAAGGCTCGGGTTTGCCATTGCGGCGAACGTCGATGCCGAAGTGCTGATCATTGACGAGGTGCTGTCGGTCGGCGACTACTCGTTCGCCAAGAAGTGCTTCGACTACATCGACCAATTCAAATCTAGCGGTGGAACCATCCTGTTCGTTTCGCACGACATGAGGGCGATCCGCCGGGTCGCGGATCGCTGCCTTTGGCTGAAGGACGGGGGGATCGAGGCTGACGGCACGACCGACGACGTTATTGCTCAGTATCAGGCGGACGAGCCGGACCTGTCAGCGGGGCTAGAAGAACGCGACAGAAAAGACCGGTTTGACTCCTGA
- a CDS encoding ABC transporter permease: protein MLAELKELWRFRELLWAMVERELKIRYKNSALGFLWSLVNPLATVLVITIVFKLFLRNETPNFSASVLAVYLPFIFFQLCLMDSAQSVLISLPIIKKVYFPREILPIASVVANFIHLLLALGVFFLFLFAVWAKSGFEVSPFTWKLGFLPLLLLVNLALAMGMSFFISALNVFYEDVKYAVGVGLYLMFFLTPVMYFAETVYYAFKSSGQEWLYYVYNLNPLAMLSTAYRKTLLPDGKISITIEAGQPAEMISPLDFNWVLFGITVAMSFGALVWGYAFFNRLKWKFVERP, encoded by the coding sequence ATGCTTGCAGAACTCAAGGAGCTGTGGCGGTTCCGGGAGTTGCTTTGGGCCATGGTTGAGCGCGAGCTCAAGATTCGGTACAAGAACAGCGCGCTTGGCTTCTTGTGGTCGCTGGTCAATCCTCTTGCGACCGTGCTCGTCATCACCATAGTCTTCAAGCTGTTCTTGCGAAATGAGACTCCGAACTTCAGTGCGTCGGTGCTGGCGGTGTACCTGCCGTTCATCTTCTTCCAGTTGTGCCTGATGGACTCGGCGCAATCGGTTCTCATCTCGCTGCCGATCATCAAGAAGGTGTACTTCCCGCGTGAAATCCTGCCGATAGCGAGCGTCGTAGCGAACTTCATACACCTGCTGCTCGCGCTGGGCGTGTTCTTCCTGTTTCTCTTTGCCGTTTGGGCCAAGAGCGGATTCGAGGTTTCGCCGTTCACGTGGAAGCTCGGATTCCTGCCGCTGTTGCTTCTCGTCAATTTGGCGCTGGCCATGGGCATGTCGTTCTTCATTTCAGCGCTCAACGTGTTCTACGAAGACGTCAAGTACGCAGTCGGCGTGGGTCTGTACCTGATGTTCTTTCTCACTCCCGTCATGTACTTTGCCGAGACCGTCTACTACGCGTTCAAGTCGTCCGGACAAGAGTGGCTGTACTACGTCTACAACCTGAATCCGCTAGCGATGCTATCGACGGCGTATCGCAAGACGCTGCTTCCAGACGGCAAGATCTCAATTACGATCGAGGCTGGACAGCCAGCGGAGATGATCTCCCCGCTTGACTTCAATTGGGTGCTGTTCGGCATCACCGTCGCCATGTCGTTTGGAGCACTGGTCTGGGGCTACGCCTTCTTCAATCGACTGAAGTGGAAATTTGTGGAGCGACCATGA
- a CDS encoding FKBP-type peptidyl-prolyl cis-trans isomerase has product MMISTFLLALATLQVPTPLPTPSVLAPLAYETTAPGYGDRAEVGDRVTVHFLVQDADGGTLIDSEMRGLPYTFLLGQEVSEPFWTKAVDGLRVGGSRVVTGPGGAFGISSSEDSGTNSVTVVVRLVRVNPLKG; this is encoded by the coding sequence ATGATGATCTCCACCTTCCTACTGGCATTGGCAACTCTGCAAGTGCCGACGCCGTTGCCGACGCCAAGCGTGCTCGCGCCGCTGGCGTACGAAACGACGGCCCCTGGATACGGCGACCGAGCCGAAGTAGGGGATCGAGTCACCGTTCACTTCTTGGTCCAGGATGCGGACGGCGGAACGCTCATTGATAGCGAGATGCGTGGCTTGCCTTACACGTTCTTGCTCGGGCAGGAGGTATCAGAACCGTTCTGGACCAAAGCCGTGGACGGTCTGCGAGTTGGCGGCAGTCGCGTCGTCACAGGGCCAGGGGGTGCGTTCGGAATCTCAAGCAGCGAGGATTCTGGAACAAACAGCGTGACCGTTGTTGTTAGGCTTGTAAGGGTCAACCCGCTAAAAGGCTAG
- a CDS encoding ABC transporter ATP-binding protein — MSEALLSVRDASISFKTPGGSIRALDGVSIEVNVGETVAVVGESGCGKTTLAVAILGLEKLASGTIRFQGKEQNRMPRDLAAKIGIVWQDPFASIDPRWQIGRILAEPGVLLNRPIDVPRLLTEVGLDPTMAERYPHQLSGGERQRVAIGRALALRPPLVICDEPTAALDLSIQAQILNLLRELQAERGCAFLYISHDLLTVRYLADRMAVMYMGRIVEFGRTEQVFNSPMHPYTKALLDSAPTLERLGELPDIAEGEVPDPTIKIVGCRFAGRCPNVQDVCRVGEPKLVDNGGHIAYCNFPNLLITDREPTNASG, encoded by the coding sequence ATGTCTGAGGCTTTGCTGAGTGTTCGGGACGCTTCGATTTCGTTCAAAACGCCCGGCGGGTCGATTCGAGCCCTGGACGGCGTGTCTATCGAAGTAAACGTCGGGGAGACGGTAGCCGTGGTAGGCGAATCAGGATGCGGCAAGACGACCTTGGCCGTCGCGATCCTCGGCCTTGAGAAGCTCGCCAGCGGAACCATCCGATTCCAAGGAAAGGAGCAAAATCGGATGCCGAGGGACTTGGCGGCAAAGATCGGCATCGTCTGGCAAGATCCGTTTGCAAGCATCGACCCGCGCTGGCAGATCGGTCGCATTCTCGCGGAACCGGGCGTGCTGCTGAACAGACCGATCGACGTTCCCAGGCTTCTTACAGAGGTCGGCCTCGATCCAACGATGGCCGAGAGGTATCCGCACCAACTCAGCGGTGGCGAAAGGCAGCGTGTGGCGATCGGTCGGGCGCTGGCGCTGCGTCCTCCGCTGGTGATCTGCGACGAACCGACCGCTGCCCTCGACCTGAGCATTCAAGCACAGATTCTCAACCTGCTTCGCGAACTGCAGGCAGAGCGAGGATGCGCGTTCCTCTACATCTCGCACGATCTGTTGACGGTTCGATATTTGGCGGACCGTATGGCCGTTATGTACATGGGGCGAATCGTCGAGTTCGGGCGGACGGAGCAGGTGTTCAACTCCCCGATGCACCCGTATACGAAGGCTCTTTTGGACTCTGCGCCGACGCTCGAGCGCCTTGGCGAGTTGCCCGATATCGCGGAAGGGGAAGTCCCCGATCCTACGATCAAGATCGTCGGCTGCCGCTTCGCAGGACGGTGCCCAAACGTACAAGATGTGTGCAGAGTGGGCGAGCCGAAGCTCGTCGACAACGGCGGCCATATCGCGTATTGCAATTTCCCAAATCTGTTGATAACTGATCGCGAGCCGACCAATGCCAGCGGCTAA
- a CDS encoding NAD(+)/NADH kinase, producing MKAHLLVNLFRPDAVEAARNAVMWLQAHGIEVCAERESADIIEVPIVSQDDFGQADFVIAIGGDGTLIKAAHMIGDAGTPILGAQYGRFGFVTQIGPGELEAALKKYVAGELSTVERMMIQTDLVRDGTVVATLHSLNETVVQRSATTRMLTFDVHVDGSEVSRYPADGVMVSTPTGSTAYNLSAGGPVVDPRMKALILTAIMPHTLSARSLILQPEAVVEIKVESREEAVLSCDGHSRLHLLTGDFVRITMSARTTKLLTPDVNSFFDKLSDRLLWSQGPI from the coding sequence TTGAAGGCTCACCTTCTAGTCAACCTCTTTCGTCCGGATGCGGTAGAGGCCGCGCGCAACGCCGTGATGTGGCTGCAAGCCCACGGCATCGAGGTCTGCGCCGAGCGCGAATCGGCAGACATCATCGAGGTGCCGATAGTGTCTCAAGACGACTTTGGCCAAGCTGATTTTGTGATCGCGATAGGCGGCGATGGCACGCTGATCAAGGCTGCGCACATGATCGGCGATGCCGGAACCCCAATCCTCGGCGCCCAATACGGTCGGTTCGGCTTCGTCACGCAGATCGGGCCGGGTGAACTGGAGGCGGCTCTCAAGAAGTACGTTGCGGGAGAGCTGAGCACCGTTGAGCGCATGATGATTCAGACCGATCTGGTTCGAGACGGAACGGTCGTTGCGACGTTGCATTCGCTGAACGAGACGGTTGTGCAGAGGTCTGCAACCACGCGCATGCTGACGTTCGACGTTCATGTCGATGGCAGCGAGGTATCGCGCTACCCCGCAGACGGGGTAATGGTGAGCACGCCAACTGGTTCGACCGCCTACAACCTTTCCGCTGGCGGACCGGTTGTCGATCCGAGGATGAAGGCGCTGATCTTGACCGCCATCATGCCGCACACACTTTCGGCTCGCTCGCTCATCTTGCAGCCCGAGGCGGTTGTTGAGATCAAAGTCGAATCCCGCGAGGAGGCTGTGCTCTCATGCGATGGACACAGTCGGCTGCACCTTTTGACGGGTGATTTTGTCCGCATAACTATGTCGGCCCGGACGACCAAACTTCTGACGCCTGATGTCAACAGCTTCTTTGACAAACTGTCCGACAGATTGCTTTGGAGCCAAGGGCCGATCTAG